Proteins encoded within one genomic window of Armatimonadota bacterium:
- a CDS encoding PIG-L deacetylase family protein — protein sequence MSSVDGRLTILAVVAHPHDISHMCGTLAHHIADGDAVVAVAVTGGLTTHRERLYDELRKPPAERDPRIINQTDAAYGEQKAHEMAQACALFGITDVRVLPFEDKPLEITPAVVDVLTEIIYEVRPHLVLTHAPRGRQRHGMVDIAPEDHRDTGVAVTRAVRMANQPNAETGRTPHHVTSVYYTGVDLPLTEADLLVDITDQAANRMKAEILFASQAQTPAFARKRTTIGAGTAGWHAQTGYAEPWIRAAAQVGRRLPVTREELDNAEMSRQDCLARMSKLVSDEEAE from the coding sequence ATGTCCAGCGTTGACGGTCGCCTCACCATTCTTGCCGTAGTCGCGCATCCGCATGATATATCGCACATGTGCGGAACCCTGGCTCACCACATCGCGGACGGTGACGCCGTCGTGGCCGTGGCCGTGACCGGAGGCCTTACGACTCACCGCGAGCGGCTGTATGACGAGCTGCGAAAGCCGCCCGCCGAGCGCGACCCGCGCATTATCAACCAGACCGACGCCGCTTACGGCGAGCAAAAGGCCCACGAAATGGCACAGGCGTGCGCGTTGTTCGGCATCACCGATGTCCGGGTGTTGCCGTTCGAGGATAAGCCGCTGGAAATCACGCCGGCGGTGGTTGACGTTCTGACCGAGATCATCTACGAGGTCAGGCCCCACTTGGTTCTGACTCATGCGCCTCGGGGCCGTCAGCGCCACGGCATGGTGGACATTGCCCCGGAGGACCACCGGGATACCGGCGTTGCGGTGACGCGGGCGGTGCGGATGGCGAACCAACCCAACGCCGAAACCGGGCGCACTCCTCATCACGTGACTTCGGTCTATTACACGGGCGTGGACTTGCCGCTGACGGAAGCCGACCTCTTGGTTGACATCACGGATCAGGCGGCCAATCGCATGAAGGCCGAGATTCTCTTCGCCAGCCAGGCGCAGACGCCGGCATTCGCCAGGAAACGCACAACCATCGGCGCCGGGACCGCGGGGTGGCACGCGCAGACGGGTTATGCCGAACCGTGGATTCGAGCCGCGGCGCAGGTTGGCCGCCGTTTGCCGGTGACGCGCGAAGAGCTGGACAACGCGGAGATGTCCAGACAAGATTGCCTAGCGCGCATGAGCAAGCTCGTGAGCGATGAGGAGGCGGAATGA